A single Pseudodesulfovibrio aespoeensis Aspo-2 DNA region contains:
- a CDS encoding DsrE family protein: protein MQILITLTSQNPEVKWNALRFGNFLLNANEDVTIFLNGPAVDLASGDCEQFPIVEQAKLFRLSEGVLTAUGKCMTVHGVDGTEAVTLSNMQFLYEAMRNADRIMNF from the coding sequence ATGCAAATACTCATCACCCTGACCAGCCAGAATCCCGAGGTCAAATGGAACGCCCTGCGGTTCGGCAACTTTCTGCTCAACGCAAACGAGGACGTGACCATATTCCTCAACGGCCCTGCCGTTGATCTCGCGTCCGGCGACTGCGAGCAGTTCCCCATCGTGGAGCAAGCCAAGCTCTTTCGCCTGAGCGAGGGGGTGCTCACCGCCTGAGGCAAGTGCATGACCGTCCACGGTGTGGACGGAACCGAAGCCGTCACCCTGTCCAACATGCAGTTCCTCTACGAGGCCATGCGCAACGCCGACAGGATCATGAACTTCTAG
- a CDS encoding DVU0298 family protein, translating to MSRFRQVKGDLRSILAAADWRARLGELDAWPPGILAPPLFSLRLDSDEAVRWRAVTAFGLVAGRMAEASMEKARVLMRTCMWHMNEESGNLGWGIPHFMGEAMAKNERIALEFHKILASYIFCDEACDGNFIDHQELRRDALWGLGRLAEVRPELVAHGERFLLVALAESDPYNRAYAARALGLIGAQAARDGLAALTGDTAPIRTFRGGEMVDTTVGALATEALAALG from the coding sequence ATGTCCAGATTCCGTCAAGTGAAGGGCGATCTCAGGTCCATCCTCGCCGCCGCCGACTGGCGGGCCCGGCTGGGCGAGCTGGACGCTTGGCCCCCAGGCATCCTCGCGCCGCCGCTCTTCTCGCTGCGCCTGGACAGCGACGAGGCGGTGCGCTGGCGCGCGGTCACGGCCTTTGGGCTGGTGGCCGGGCGCATGGCCGAAGCGTCCATGGAAAAGGCGCGCGTGCTCATGCGCACTTGCATGTGGCACATGAACGAGGAGTCCGGCAACCTGGGTTGGGGCATCCCTCATTTCATGGGCGAGGCCATGGCTAAGAACGAGCGGATCGCCTTGGAATTCCATAAAATACTCGCCTCATACATCTTTTGTGACGAGGCTTGCGATGGCAATTTCATCGACCATCAGGAGCTGCGGCGCGACGCGCTCTGGGGGCTTGGGCGGCTGGCCGAGGTGCGCCCGGAGCTGGTGGCCCACGGCGAGCGGTTTCTGCTGGTCGCCCTGGCCGAGAGTGATCCCTACAACCGGGCCTACGCGGCCCGTGCCCTGGGTCTGATCGGCGCACAGGCGGCCCGCGACGGGTTGGCCGCGCTCACGGGCGACACCGCGCCCATCCGCACCTTCCGCGGTGGGGAGATGGTGGACACCACCGTGGGCGCCCTGGCCACCGAGGCCCTGGCCGCCCTGGGGTGA
- a CDS encoding tetratricopeptide repeat protein → MEKFENIDEYIESLKAKLKKNPQCGNSHYNLGVAYLSRRDFMEAEREFLDAVAHSPRLAEGYVQLGGIAMQRGDLESCLSYNLQATQQRPFFSVPWGNIGFVQLQLGDTDKAHKSLKKALKLDPDFVQAQATMSSLHITTGDYEEADKLLKQILEKYPNFGPAWNNKSLIHASRQEWAEAAKCMAKAEENGFDVPAEFKKEVEANC, encoded by the coding sequence ATGGAAAAATTCGAGAACATCGACGAATACATCGAGAGCCTCAAGGCCAAGCTGAAGAAGAACCCCCAGTGCGGCAACTCGCACTACAATCTTGGCGTGGCCTATCTCTCCCGCCGTGATTTCATGGAAGCCGAACGCGAGTTTCTCGATGCCGTGGCCCACTCGCCGCGCTTGGCCGAAGGCTATGTGCAGCTCGGCGGCATCGCCATGCAGCGCGGTGATCTGGAAAGCTGTCTGAGCTACAATCTCCAGGCCACGCAGCAGCGCCCCTTCTTTTCCGTGCCCTGGGGCAATATCGGCTTTGTGCAGCTCCAGCTCGGCGACACGGACAAGGCCCACAAGTCGCTCAAGAAGGCGCTCAAGCTCGACCCGGACTTTGTCCAGGCGCAGGCCACCATGTCCAGTCTCCACATCACCACTGGCGACTATGAGGAAGCGGACAAGCTGCTCAAGCAGATCCTGGAGAAGTATCCCAACTTCGGCCCGGCCTGGAACAACAAGTCCCTCATCCACGCCAGCAGGCAGGAATGGGCCGAAGCCGCCAAGTGCATGGCCAAGGCCGAGGAGAACGGATTCGACGTTCCCGCTGAATTCAAGAAGGAAGTCGAGGCCAATTGCTAG
- a CDS encoding YkgJ family cysteine cluster protein: MAIDFSEYFKRYEAVVAEIDTVFVKFETEMGDLVKCGKGCSDCCHALFDITLVEAIYINHKFNERFSGLKRSTVMTRADAADRQIHKLKRKVYKASQEGRPAAEILMEVSRARVRCPMLSDDNLCVLYEFRPITCRLYGVPTSIAGEAHTCNLAGFKGGEKYPTVNMDIVLDRLITVGRDMQKGIGSRFRELGDMLVPLSMALVTEYDEDYLGVNEAAKDGAPAAAEAAGAVSAQGAAKSSVRSPAKGAGPVEIKAPGAAEACSSCTESKSACESCTSKTIVLGGDGTE, encoded by the coding sequence ATGGCGATAGATTTTTCAGAATATTTCAAGAGATACGAGGCCGTTGTTGCGGAGATAGATACGGTCTTTGTCAAGTTTGAGACCGAGATGGGCGACCTGGTCAAATGCGGCAAGGGGTGCAGCGACTGCTGCCACGCCCTGTTCGACATCACTCTGGTCGAGGCCATCTACATCAACCACAAGTTCAACGAGCGGTTTTCCGGCCTTAAGCGCAGCACCGTCATGACCCGGGCCGACGCCGCCGATCGCCAGATCCACAAGCTCAAGCGCAAGGTCTACAAGGCCAGCCAGGAAGGCCGCCCCGCCGCCGAGATCCTCATGGAGGTCTCCAGGGCCCGCGTGCGCTGTCCCATGCTCTCGGACGACAACCTCTGCGTCCTGTACGAATTTCGTCCCATCACCTGCCGCCTCTACGGCGTGCCCACCTCCATCGCGGGCGAAGCCCATACCTGCAATCTGGCGGGTTTCAAGGGCGGAGAGAAATACCCCACGGTGAACATGGACATCGTCCTCGACCGGCTCATCACCGTTGGCCGGGACATGCAGAAGGGGATCGGCAGCCGGTTCAGGGAGCTGGGCGACATGCTCGTACCCCTGTCCATGGCCCTGGTCACCGAATACGACGAGGACTACCTGGGCGTGAACGAGGCGGCCAAGGACGGGGCACCCGCTGCGGCGGAGGCTGCCGGAGCCGTCTCGGCACAAGGAGCCGCCAAGAGCTCCGTCAGGAGTCCCGCCAAAGGGGCCGGACCGGTGGAGATCAAGGCTCCCGGTGCGGCGGAGGCCTGTTCGTCCTGCACCGAGAGCAAGTCGGCCTGTGAATCATGTACGAGCAAGACCATCGTTCTCGGCGGAGATGGCACGGAGTAG
- a CDS encoding ferredoxin, whose amino-acid sequence MGYTITVDHDKCTGDGECVDVCPVEVYELQDGKAVAVNEDECLGCESCVEVCESDAITVEEN is encoded by the coding sequence ATGGGCTACACTATCACTGTTGATCACGACAAATGTACCGGCGACGGCGAGTGCGTCGATGTCTGCCCCGTGGAAGTCTACGAGCTTCAGGACGGCAAGGCTGTTGCCGTGAACGAAGACGAGTGCCTCGGTTGCGAATCCTGCGTCGAAGTCTGCGAGTCTGACGCCATCACCGTCGAAGAGAACTAG
- a CDS encoding aminopeptidase produces MFTEIELKKYAQTLWWGLTTARTRPYAPGDNILLRFDAPALPLAEAVFDMLIEKGLNPVARQNMTTAMDLSFYGKGSQDQLTAVPAGDKELVGNLNGLISLIAPASLTHLQDVDPKKIGQAAVARKFMRDIMEQREQTGDFGWTLCVYPTAALAESAGLTMAEFKAQVVRACFLDHEDPPAKWTEIFAEAEKVKAWLNGLDIKSLRVTSENTDLTVTPGRDRRWLGVSGHNIPSFEIFLSPDWRGTEGVYYADQPSYRSGNYVEGVRLTFEKGIAVKTEAKVGGEFVAKQLTLDEGANRLGEFSLTDRRFSKITAFMANTLFDENFGGDQGNCHVAVGASYSDTYAGDQSTLDADKKRDLGFNDSALHWDLVSTERKTVTATLADGQELIIYKDGEFQY; encoded by the coding sequence ATGTTCACCGAAATCGAATTGAAAAAATATGCCCAAACCCTGTGGTGGGGCCTGACCACCGCCCGCACCAGGCCATACGCCCCAGGCGACAACATCCTGCTCCGCTTCGACGCCCCTGCCCTGCCCCTGGCCGAAGCAGTCTTTGACATGCTCATCGAAAAAGGGCTCAACCCCGTGGCCCGGCAGAACATGACCACGGCCATGGACCTGTCCTTCTACGGCAAGGGCAGCCAGGACCAGCTCACGGCTGTCCCGGCTGGCGACAAGGAGCTGGTGGGCAACCTGAACGGACTCATCTCGCTCATCGCACCCGCCTCCCTGACCCATCTGCAGGACGTGGACCCAAAAAAGATCGGCCAGGCCGCCGTGGCCCGCAAGTTCATGCGCGACATCATGGAGCAGCGCGAGCAGACCGGCGACTTCGGCTGGACCCTGTGCGTGTACCCGACCGCGGCCCTGGCCGAGTCCGCCGGGCTGACCATGGCCGAGTTCAAGGCCCAGGTGGTGCGCGCCTGCTTCCTCGACCATGAGGACCCGCCCGCCAAGTGGACCGAAATCTTTGCCGAGGCCGAGAAGGTCAAGGCGTGGCTCAACGGGCTGGACATCAAAAGCCTGCGCGTCACCTCCGAGAACACCGACCTGACCGTGACGCCGGGCAGGGACCGCCGCTGGCTCGGCGTCTCGGGTCACAACATTCCGAGCTTCGAGATATTCCTCTCGCCCGACTGGCGCGGCACCGAGGGCGTCTACTACGCGGACCAGCCCTCCTATCGCTCCGGCAACTACGTCGAAGGCGTACGCCTGACCTTTGAAAAGGGCATTGCCGTCAAGACAGAGGCCAAGGTGGGCGGCGAATTCGTGGCCAAACAGCTGACCCTGGACGAGGGAGCCAACCGGCTGGGCGAATTCTCCCTGACCGACCGCCGCTTCTCCAAGATCACCGCTTTCATGGCCAATACCCTGTTCGACGAGAACTTCGGCGGCGACCAGGGCAACTGCCACGTGGCCGTGGGAGCGTCCTATTCCGACACCTATGCCGGAGACCAGTCCACCCTGGACGCGGACAAGAAGCGCGACCTCGGCTTCAACGACTCGGCCCTGCACTGGGACCTTGTCAGCACCGAGCGCAAGACCGTCACCGCCACCCTGGCCGACGGCCAGGAACTGATCATCTACAAAGACGGGGAATTCCAGTATTAA
- a CDS encoding molybdopterin biosynthesis protein — MAKRNIYLETIPVEEAVDRAKAALDRISLLATETVPTHLAAGRVTAGPIYARCSSPTFHAAAMDGIAVRAEATFAAREDQPVSLSHGTGFVFVNTGNPLPEGMNAVIMIENVVQKDDITALIDAPAFPWQHVRRIGEDIVATELLISQFRQLMPCDIGALLSAGIYEVQVRERVRAVFLPTGDEVLDFKDRPEPQAGQVIESNSQVFMAYAASWGIDASYTPPVPDHEETLRQAVLDGLAAGNHAVIVGAGSSAGSKDYSKRVFESLGRVLVHGISVMPGKPTLVAVTDERSGHPGRLLVGAPGYPVSAVVCHEKILAPVLSWLMGATPPERATAEVVLARKTPSKPGMREALRLAAGRINERIVAAPLARGAGMITTMTRAQAVTYIPEESEGVDEGETITAELLVPLADLDRVLVHVGSHDNTIDLLANELMGLAEPLRLVSSHAGSMGGLNALKAGSALFAGAHLFDPETADFNFPFIARYLKGLDVTVVNLAIRHQGLIVARGNPLSILGVEDLAREDVLFINRQRGAGTRILLDHHLKTADISPRVVRGYDNEEFTHMAVAVNVLTGAASCGLGIFAAAKALDLDFVPLARERYDLVIPTAHMEDPRIVTLLATIRKEAVKTAINALGGYETDLTGQIMRPGMGLG, encoded by the coding sequence ATGGCCAAACGGAACATCTATCTCGAAACCATCCCCGTGGAGGAGGCCGTGGACCGCGCCAAGGCGGCGCTTGACCGCATAAGCCTGCTCGCCACCGAAACCGTGCCCACCCATCTGGCCGCGGGCCGGGTCACGGCAGGGCCGATCTATGCCCGCTGCTCGTCGCCCACCTTCCACGCCGCGGCCATGGACGGCATCGCCGTGCGCGCCGAGGCCACCTTTGCCGCGCGCGAGGACCAGCCCGTATCCCTGAGCCACGGCACGGGATTCGTCTTCGTCAACACCGGCAATCCCCTGCCCGAGGGCATGAACGCTGTGATCATGATCGAGAACGTGGTCCAAAAGGACGATATCACGGCGCTCATCGACGCCCCGGCCTTCCCCTGGCAGCACGTCCGCCGCATCGGCGAGGACATCGTGGCCACCGAACTGCTCATTTCCCAGTTCCGCCAGCTCATGCCGTGCGACATCGGCGCCCTGCTCTCGGCAGGCATCTACGAGGTCCAAGTGCGCGAGCGCGTCAGGGCCGTGTTCCTGCCCACGGGCGACGAGGTGCTCGACTTCAAGGACAGGCCAGAGCCGCAGGCCGGGCAGGTCATCGAATCCAACTCCCAGGTGTTCATGGCCTACGCCGCCTCCTGGGGCATCGACGCGAGCTATACCCCGCCAGTGCCCGACCACGAGGAAACCTTGCGCCAGGCCGTGCTCGACGGGCTGGCCGCAGGCAACCATGCGGTCATCGTGGGCGCAGGCTCCAGCGCGGGCAGCAAGGATTATTCGAAGCGGGTCTTCGAGTCCCTGGGCCGGGTGCTGGTCCACGGCATCTCGGTCATGCCCGGCAAGCCGACCCTGGTGGCCGTGACCGACGAACGCAGCGGCCATCCGGGCCGCCTGCTTGTGGGCGCGCCCGGCTACCCGGTCAGCGCCGTGGTCTGCCACGAGAAAATCCTGGCCCCGGTCCTCTCCTGGCTCATGGGCGCGACCCCGCCCGAACGTGCCACCGCCGAAGTGGTGCTGGCCCGCAAGACACCCTCCAAGCCGGGCATGCGCGAGGCGTTGCGGCTGGCCGCCGGACGCATCAATGAACGCATCGTGGCCGCCCCGCTGGCGCGCGGCGCGGGCATGATCACCACCATGACCCGGGCCCAGGCCGTGACCTACATCCCCGAGGAATCCGAAGGCGTGGACGAGGGCGAGACCATCACCGCCGAGCTGCTGGTCCCCCTGGCCGATCTTGACCGCGTCCTGGTCCATGTGGGCAGCCACGACAACACCATCGACCTGCTGGCCAACGAGCTGATGGGGCTGGCCGAGCCGCTGCGGCTGGTGTCGAGCCACGCCGGGAGCATGGGCGGCCTGAACGCCCTCAAGGCCGGGTCCGCCCTGTTCGCGGGCGCGCACCTGTTCGACCCGGAGACCGCCGACTTCAACTTCCCGTTCATCGCCCGCTATCTCAAGGGGCTGGACGTGACCGTGGTCAACCTCGCCATCCGCCACCAGGGGTTGATCGTGGCCAGGGGCAACCCCCTGTCCATCCTCGGCGTCGAGGATCTGGCGCGCGAGGACGTGCTCTTCATCAACCGCCAGCGCGGGGCAGGCACCCGCATCCTGCTCGACCATCACCTCAAGACCGCCGACATCTCGCCGCGCGTGGTCCGGGGCTATGACAACGAGGAATTCACGCACATGGCCGTGGCCGTCAACGTGCTCACCGGCGCGGCCTCCTGCGGCCTGGGCATCTTTGCCGCGGCCAAGGCGCTTGATCTCGACTTCGTGCCCCTGGCCCGCGAGCGGTACGATCTGGTCATCCCCACGGCGCACATGGAAGACCCACGCATCGTCACCCTGCTGGCGACCATCCGCAAAGAGGCCGTCAAGACCGCCATCAATGCGCTGGGCGGCTACGAAACAGATCTCACCGGCCAGATCATGCGCCCCGGCATGGGCCTGGGTTGA
- a CDS encoding cysteine hydrolase family protein yields the protein MSSHTALVVIDVQNVMFETPGYDLYQAAQVLDVITRLIGSARAASVPIVYIQHTTREPGSEFEQDSHNWRIRPAIAPQPGDTISLKYSYDAFFDTGLDEALKRLGAQRLVFCGLQTEICVDTTVRSALAHGYASVLVADGHSTYDTDAAPARTIIAHHNAVLKRRFCTVTPSGEVRF from the coding sequence ATGTCGTCACACACGGCCCTCGTGGTCATCGATGTCCAGAACGTCATGTTCGAAACCCCTGGTTACGACCTGTATCAGGCGGCCCAGGTCCTGGATGTGATCACGAGGCTGATCGGATCAGCCCGCGCGGCCAGTGTGCCAATTGTCTACATCCAGCACACCACCAGGGAGCCGGGCAGCGAATTCGAGCAGGATTCGCACAACTGGCGGATACGCCCCGCCATCGCCCCGCAGCCCGGCGACACCATCTCGCTCAAATACTCCTATGACGCGTTTTTCGACACGGGCCTCGACGAGGCGCTCAAGAGACTCGGCGCACAGCGGCTCGTCTTCTGCGGCCTCCAGACCGAGATCTGCGTGGACACCACGGTGCGCAGCGCCCTGGCCCACGGCTATGCGAGCGTGCTCGTGGCAGACGGCCACTCCACCTACGACACGGACGCGGCCCCGGCCCGCACCATCATCGCCCACCACAACGCGGTGCTCAAACGCCGGTTCTGCACGGTCACGCCCTCGGGCGAGGTCCGGTTTTAG
- a CDS encoding B12-binding domain-containing radical SAM protein — MKTLLVYPAYPDTFWSFKHVLPFISKKAAFPPLGLLTVAAMLPAEWEKRLVDTNVAPLSEADLAWADMVMVSAMLVQAPSARQIIGRAREAGKLVVAGGPAFGTGRETFPGVDHFIVGEAEEIMAAFVEDLQSGVAREMYQSERWPDLATTPLPLWELLNFKDYVSMSVQYSRGCPFDCEFCGIMALNGRRSRVKSPDQMLREMQSLYDAGWRDTVFIVDDNFIGNVAHVKRLLPRLADWQRERGYPYMLMTEASINLAADPELMTMMSEANFHKVFIGIETPSVDSLIECGKKQNVAMDFASAVREIHRHGMQVMGGFIVGFDHDTKSIFEQQIRFIQEIGVVTAMVGVLNAMPQTRLWGRLEREGRLFGEASGENTDACLNFIPTMGRKALLDGFKQLLGVIYSPRKYYKRINTFLSEYIPTARRRTDPAELLALARSMWHIGVVSRARFNYWKLMFKTMLTNRKAFPVAVELAILGLHFDRVAKRVMHTDTTSGTIPACGG, encoded by the coding sequence ATGAAAACATTGCTCGTCTATCCCGCCTATCCGGATACTTTCTGGAGTTTCAAGCACGTTCTTCCATTCATTTCCAAAAAAGCGGCCTTTCCGCCCCTGGGGCTGCTCACGGTGGCCGCCATGCTTCCGGCGGAGTGGGAGAAGCGGCTTGTGGACACCAATGTCGCGCCCCTGAGCGAGGCGGATCTGGCCTGGGCGGACATGGTCATGGTCAGCGCCATGCTGGTCCAGGCCCCCAGCGCGCGCCAGATCATCGGGCGGGCCAGGGAGGCGGGCAAGCTCGTGGTCGCGGGCGGTCCGGCCTTTGGCACCGGGCGTGAGACGTTTCCCGGCGTCGATCACTTCATCGTGGGCGAGGCCGAGGAGATCATGGCCGCCTTTGTGGAGGATCTGCAAAGCGGAGTGGCCAGGGAAATGTATCAGTCGGAGCGGTGGCCTGATCTCGCGACCACGCCGCTTCCGCTCTGGGAACTGCTGAATTTCAAGGACTATGTGTCCATGTCCGTGCAGTATTCGCGCGGCTGTCCCTTTGACTGCGAGTTCTGCGGCATCATGGCGCTTAACGGCAGGCGGTCGCGGGTCAAGAGCCCGGACCAGATGCTGCGCGAGATGCAGAGCCTGTACGACGCGGGCTGGCGCGACACCGTGTTCATTGTGGACGACAACTTCATCGGCAACGTGGCCCACGTGAAGCGGCTGCTGCCCCGGCTGGCGGACTGGCAGCGGGAACGCGGCTATCCCTACATGCTCATGACCGAGGCGAGCATCAATCTGGCCGCAGACCCGGAGCTCATGACCATGATGAGCGAGGCCAACTTCCACAAGGTCTTCATCGGCATTGAAACGCCGTCGGTGGACAGCCTGATCGAGTGCGGCAAGAAGCAGAACGTGGCCATGGATTTCGCCAGCGCGGTCAGGGAGATTCACCGTCACGGGATGCAGGTCATGGGCGGGTTCATCGTGGGCTTTGATCACGACACCAAGTCCATCTTCGAGCAGCAGATCCGGTTCATCCAGGAGATCGGGGTGGTCACGGCCATGGTCGGCGTGCTCAACGCCATGCCGCAGACCCGGCTGTGGGGACGGCTGGAAAGGGAAGGGCGGCTCTTTGGCGAGGCGAGCGGCGAGAACACCGACGCCTGCCTGAACTTCATCCCGACCATGGGCCGCAAGGCGTTGCTGGACGGCTTCAAGCAATTGCTCGGCGTCATCTATTCCCCCCGCAAATACTACAAGCGGATCAACACCTTCCTGAGCGAGTACATCCCCACCGCCCGGCGGCGGACCGATCCGGCCGAGCTGCTGGCCCTGGCCAGGAGCATGTGGCACATCGGCGTGGTCTCGCGCGCCCGCTTCAACTACTGGAAGCTCATGTTCAAGACCATGCTGACCAACCGCAAGGCCTTCCCCGTGGCCGTGGAGCTTGCCATCCTCGGCCTGCACTTCGACCGGGTGGCCAAGCGCGTCATGCACACCGACACCACCAGCGGCACCATCCCGGCCTGCGGGGGATGA
- a CDS encoding tRNA-binding protein, which produces MKTISWNDFEQVELRVGTIARVEPFPEARNPAYKVWVDFGPEIGERKSSAQITEHYAPEELVGRQIVAVVNFAPKQIGPMRSECLIAGFYRDDGVVLAVPDKPVPNGLKLG; this is translated from the coding sequence ATGAAGACGATAAGCTGGAATGATTTCGAGCAGGTGGAGCTGCGCGTGGGGACCATCGCCAGGGTCGAGCCGTTCCCTGAGGCGCGCAATCCGGCCTACAAGGTGTGGGTGGATTTCGGCCCGGAGATTGGCGAGCGCAAATCAAGTGCGCAGATCACGGAGCATTATGCCCCCGAGGAACTGGTGGGCCGCCAGATCGTGGCTGTGGTCAACTTCGCGCCCAAGCAGATCGGCCCCATGCGCTCCGAGTGCCTGATCGCCGGCTTTTACCGCGACGACGGCGTGGTTCTGGCCGTGCCGGACAAGCCGGTACCCAACGGCCTGAAGCTGGGGTAG
- a CDS encoding nucleoside recognition protein, producing MRDLITPTKDLLRDAFSASYEMFKVMIPVIIVVKLLQELGLIAWLAWPLKPIMGLVGLPAEMGLVWATAIVNTTYAGLIVFLSLAADNPLTAAQATVLAVLILVAHSLPVESSIARRSGARFLFQCVVRLAGAFLLGWLLHHIYTATGTLQEPATVLFRMDPQAAADPSLAAWAVDQSINLLSIFGVILVLLVMMRLLTALRIIEFMNTLLRPVLKLIGIGTKASAITVIGLTMGLSYGGGLIISEARKGNVGKEDIFYSLTLMGLCHSLIEDTLLLALIGGHVSGIFWGRLVFAVVAVAGIVQIVRRLPARVQNTYLWVGK from the coding sequence ATGCGCGACCTCATCACCCCCACCAAAGACCTGCTCCGGGACGCCTTCAGCGCCAGCTATGAGATGTTCAAGGTCATGATCCCGGTCATCATCGTGGTCAAACTGCTCCAGGAGCTGGGGCTCATCGCCTGGCTGGCCTGGCCGCTCAAGCCGATCATGGGGCTGGTGGGGCTGCCCGCCGAGATGGGGCTTGTCTGGGCCACGGCCATCGTCAACACGACTTACGCGGGCCTCATCGTCTTCCTCTCCCTGGCAGCGGACAACCCGCTCACCGCGGCCCAGGCCACGGTCCTGGCCGTGCTCATCCTGGTGGCCCACTCCCTGCCCGTGGAAAGCTCCATCGCCAGACGATCCGGGGCGCGCTTCCTCTTTCAGTGCGTGGTGCGGCTGGCCGGGGCATTCCTGCTGGGCTGGCTGCTCCACCACATCTACACGGCCACCGGCACCCTGCAGGAACCGGCCACGGTCCTCTTCCGCATGGACCCGCAGGCCGCAGCCGACCCGTCCCTGGCCGCCTGGGCCGTGGATCAGTCCATCAACCTCCTCTCCATCTTCGGCGTCATCCTCGTGCTGCTGGTCATGATGCGCCTGCTCACGGCCCTTCGGATCATCGAATTCATGAACACCCTGCTGCGACCGGTGCTCAAGCTCATCGGCATCGGCACCAAGGCATCGGCCATCACGGTCATCGGCCTGACCATGGGATTATCCTATGGCGGCGGCCTGATCATCAGCGAGGCGCGCAAGGGCAACGTGGGCAAGGAGGACATCTTCTATTCCCTGACCCTGATGGGCTTGTGCCACTCGCTGATCGAGGATACGTTGCTGCTGGCCCTCATCGGCGGCCACGTCTCCGGCATCTTCTGGGGACGGCTGGTCTTCGCCGTGGTGGCCGTGGCAGGCATCGTCCAGATCGTGCGCCGACTGCCCGCCCGCGTCCAGAACACCTACCTCTGGGTCGGCAAATGA
- a CDS encoding RidA family protein, with the protein MSDIALIHTDTAPAAVGPYSQATRTGNMLFVSGQLGIIPGQGKLAEGFKAQTRQALDNLKAILEAAGSSLDRVLAVDVFVMDMARFADLNAIYSEYFGNHKPARAAIQVAGLPLGGLVELKCIALAL; encoded by the coding sequence ATGTCGGACATCGCCCTCATTCACACGGACACAGCCCCGGCTGCTGTCGGCCCATACTCCCAGGCCACCCGGACCGGGAACATGCTCTTTGTCTCCGGCCAGCTCGGCATCATTCCAGGCCAGGGCAAGCTCGCCGAAGGGTTCAAGGCCCAGACGCGCCAGGCCCTGGACAATCTCAAGGCCATCCTCGAAGCGGCAGGGTCGTCCCTGGACCGGGTCCTGGCCGTGGACGTGTTTGTCATGGACATGGCCCGCTTTGCGGACCTCAACGCCATCTATTCGGAATACTTCGGCAACCACAAACCGGCCCGGGCGGCCATCCAGGTGGCCGGGCTGCCCCTGGGCGGACTGGTCGAACTCAAGTGCATCGCCCTTGCGCTGTAG
- a CDS encoding 2-amino-3,7-dideoxy-D-threo-hept-6-ulosonate synthase has product MHLGKAIRMERIMNRNNGRTIVVPLDHGVTVGPIYGLVDLRETVNLVAEGGANAMLMHKGIPRCSHRAGGKDIGLIIHLSASTTLSPFPNAKTIVGTVTDAIKLGADAVSVHVNLGDEAEPQMLADLGRLCSEANEWGMPVLAMMYARGPKITNEYDPDVVSHCARVGVELGADIVKVNYTGDIDSFARVVDGCCVPVVIAGGPKLESERDLVQMVHDSIRAGGSGLSVGRNIFQHESPAKIVAALHKVVHEDWDVDAAMALL; this is encoded by the coding sequence ATGCACCTGGGAAAAGCCATCCGCATGGAACGGATCATGAACCGCAACAACGGGCGCACCATCGTGGTGCCTCTGGACCACGGCGTCACCGTCGGCCCCATCTACGGGCTGGTGGACCTGCGCGAGACCGTCAACCTCGTGGCCGAGGGCGGGGCCAACGCAATGCTCATGCACAAGGGCATCCCCCGCTGCTCCCACCGCGCGGGGGGCAAGGACATCGGCCTGATCATCCATCTTTCGGCCTCCACGACGCTTTCGCCCTTTCCCAACGCCAAGACCATCGTGGGCACGGTCACCGACGCCATCAAGCTCGGCGCGGACGCGGTGTCCGTGCATGTCAACCTGGGCGACGAGGCCGAGCCGCAGATGCTGGCCGACCTCGGCAGGCTCTGCTCCGAGGCCAATGAATGGGGGATGCCGGTGCTGGCCATGATGTACGCGCGCGGCCCCAAGATCACCAACGAGTACGACCCGGACGTGGTCTCCCACTGCGCGCGCGTGGGCGTGGAGCTCGGCGCGGACATCGTCAAGGTCAACTACACCGGCGACATCGACTCCTTCGCGCGGGTGGTGGACGGCTGCTGCGTGCCTGTGGTCATCGCGGGCGGCCCCAAGCTGGAGAGCGAGCGCGATCTGGTCCAGATGGTCCACGATTCCATCCGCGCGGGCGGCTCGGGCCTCTCGGTGGGCCGCAACATCTTCCAGCACGAGAGCCCGGCCAAGATCGTGGCCGCCCTACACAAGGTCGTGCACGAAGACTGGGACGTGGATGCGGCCATGGCTCTGCTGTAA